Within the Chryseobacterium geocarposphaerae genome, the region GTCCGAAAGTTCAAAATTCTTTGATTTTCTTGCCTGATTTCTTAATTCAATTAAAACCTGTAATGTCTGATCAAGTTTCTCGTTATTATTTTCTTCGATCGCCTGCAATCCTAAGACATCAAAAATAAGAGCGTTCAAAGTAGATTTCAGATCCTCTAAATCTTTAGTTGAAATAGTTTCCTTACCATCATTTAGAGCAAAAATATATTTTACTGCTTCAAATAGGTAAGCAATCAGAACAGGAGAGTTAAAATCATCCGTTAAAGCATCATATGCTTTATTTTTCCATTCTTCAAAACTGAAACCCGACTGTTTCTCATCATTTGGAGTGATTGAGTTCAATACTTTAATAGCCTCCATTAATCTGATAAATCCTTTTTCGCTTGCCAGCATCGCATCGTTAGAAATATCCAAAACACTTCTGTAATGAGCCTGCAGGAAGCAGAAGCGCACAATCGAAGGATGGAAAGGTTTTTTAAAGAAATCATTTTCACCGGTAACCAACTGCATCGGTAAAATATAATTTCCTGTGGATTTACTCATACGTTGAGAATTCATTGTCAGCATATTCGCATGCATCCAGTAATTTACGGGAGCAGTGTCATTGCAGGCTTTTCCCTGAGCAATTTCACATTCGTGATGAGGGAATTTCAAATCCATTCCTCCTCCGTGAATATCGAAAGTCTCCCCCAGATATTTCGTGCTCATCGCTGTACACTCAAGATGCCATCCTGGGAAACCTTCCCCCCAAGGCGAATTCCATCTCATGATATGTGCCGGAGAAGCTTTTTTCCATAATGCAAAATCCTGTGGGTTTTTCTTTTCACCCTGTCCGTCTAAGTCACGGGTGTTGGCAAAAAGTTCTTCAATATTTCTTTTTGAAAGTTCACCGTAATTCAAACCTCTTCTGTTATATTCTAATACGTCGAAATACACAGAACCATTGCTTTCGTAAGCGAATCCTCTTTCAATTAATTTTTGCGTTAATTCAATTTGCTCAACAATATGTCCTGTTGCTGTAGGTTCGATATTCGGTGGTAATAAATTGAACAGATCCAAAACTTTATGAAAATCTACGGTGTATTTTTGTACAATTTCCATAGGTTCCAGTTTTTCAAGACGGGTCTGTTTAACAAACCTATCGTTATTTACGTCCCCATCATCGGTAAGGTGACCTGCATCGGTGATATTTCTTACATATCTCACTTTATAGCCCAAATGCATTAGGCTTCGGTAAATAAAGTCGAAAGAAAGAAAAGTCCTTACATTTCCCAAATGGACGTTACTGTATACAGTAGGTCCACAAAC harbors:
- the cysS gene encoding cysteine--tRNA ligase; this translates as MQLKIYNSLTGEKEIFKPILEGNVGMYVCGPTVYSNVHLGNVRTFLSFDFIYRSLMHLGYKVRYVRNITDAGHLTDDGDVNNDRFVKQTRLEKLEPMEIVQKYTVDFHKVLDLFNLLPPNIEPTATGHIVEQIELTQKLIERGFAYESNGSVYFDVLEYNRRGLNYGELSKRNIEELFANTRDLDGQGEKKNPQDFALWKKASPAHIMRWNSPWGEGFPGWHLECTAMSTKYLGETFDIHGGGMDLKFPHHECEIAQGKACNDTAPVNYWMHANMLTMNSQRMSKSTGNYILPMQLVTGENDFFKKPFHPSIVRFCFLQAHYRSVLDISNDAMLASEKGFIRLMEAIKVLNSITPNDEKQSGFSFEEWKNKAYDALTDDFNSPVLIAYLFEAVKYIFALNDGKETISTKDLEDLKSTLNALIFDVLGLQAIEENNNEKLDQTLQVLIELRNQARKSKNFELSDQIRDRLLAEGIELKDGRDGTSYVLN